The Saccharolobus shibatae B12 genomic interval TTAGGAAACCGTTAATGGAGGACAGTAGGGCTGAAGGGGAAATATATAATGTACTAAAAGAAATAGGTATATAGGGATGATGAAGGTCGATGGGAAATACTGGATAATGAAGAGAATTATCCCCGGCTGAGAATTATGGATACCTTGGATCTTGTTGCGGAAGAGGTAAGAAAATGTCAAAAGTGTAGATTATGGAAGTATAGGAAAAACGCTGTACCTGGAGAAGGTAATAATAAAGCTGAGATAATGTTCGTAGGAGAAGCCCCTGGCGAAAACGAGGATATTGAGGGTAAACCTTTTGTTGGGGCTGCTGGTAAACTGTTAACGAGGCTTATAAACGAGGTATTGGGTCTAAGTAGAGAGGACGTATTTATAACGAATTTAGTTAAATGTAGGCCTCCAAATAATAGGGATCCGGAGGAGGACGAAATAATTGCTTGTTCACCGTATTTACATAGACAAATTGAATTGATAAGACCTCGCATTATAATAACTTTAGGTAGGCATTCCACATCTTATCTATTCCAGATAATGAACATAAAAATGGAATCCATAGGGAAAGTTAGAGGAAAGTTTTATACTTGGAATGGACATGAATATAGGATTCTGGTATTCCCAACATATCATCCCGCTGCAGCTCTTTATAATCCACCCATTAGAAAAATACTAGAAGAAGATTTCAGAAAAGTTAAAGAAGCATTAAGTTCAAAACCTATTTCTTTAGATAATTTCTTGTATGGATCTGGGAATAAAGGGGAAAAAGGTAATAGTGACAGCAGCAAGTAAAGGTATAGGTTTAGCCATAGCCAAACGTTTTTTAGAAGAGGGCGCGAAAGTAATTATTTCATCTCATGAAGAATCAAATCTAATAAAAGCCT includes:
- the udg gene encoding type-4 uracil-DNA glycosylase, which translates into the protein MDTLDLVAEEVRKCQKCRLWKYRKNAVPGEGNNKAEIMFVGEAPGENEDIEGKPFVGAAGKLLTRLINEVLGLSREDVFITNLVKCRPPNNRDPEEDEIIACSPYLHRQIELIRPRIIITLGRHSTSYLFQIMNIKMESIGKVRGKFYTWNGHEYRILVFPTYHPAAALYNPPIRKILEEDFRKVKEALSSKPISLDNFLYGSGNKGEKGNSDSSK